In Miscanthus floridulus cultivar M001 chromosome 19, ASM1932011v1, whole genome shotgun sequence, the DNA window TGAATCGTGACATATTAGAACGAATAAATAAACGATCATAATGTTCAAGCCCTTCGTGCGAGTTTGCGTATGCATGACGTCACCTGCTAAAGAATGGGTGACTCGCTGACACTGAAGGATGGCTACAAGAGACTTAGattgtgttgggttcataaaatttgaaaatttagctactgtagcacttttatttttatttgacaattagtgtttaatcatggactaattagactcaaaacgtttgtctcgcgattttcaaccaaactgtgtaattagtttttttttcgtctacatttaatgctccatgcacgtatcacaagattcgatatgatggccactgtagcactttttgggaactaaacacagcctaactcAGGACAAAAGAAAATGAGTACCTAGCTCTTTCATGTACCCACAACCACAACGGCAGAATAAAAATTCTCGGGAAAAAAGAGAGGACATAGCTCTTTCCTGTACCCCCACAACAGCAGAATAAAAATTCTCTAGGATTCCTGTACCCACAACAGCAGAATGTTCCACAGACCACAACAATAACAGGCCCAAAGAAACATACTCGTATTTCTAGTAACTCATGGATCCGATGGGAGATGGAGAACCACCATTTGGAGGCATGCAATTTATCACAGAAACTCTTGCAGTTTCTTCAACAGCAAATTCTGGACTTCGGTGTGATTGCACACTGACACTGAACCACCAATATGCCTGCATGTAAACAACAGAACGTGAAGGCAGTCCAAGccaacaaaaagaaaagaaaaggaatatTTCTTACACATGGCATGAGCATAAGAATCAAGATTGAAGAGAGAAAAAAGTAGGATATGAGACATCTGAATCATGAGTAACAACTGGCTTTATTAGAGTAATATGAGCTAGGAAAAATACATCAGTTTAAACAAAGCACCTTGACTTGCATCAGGTTTAAACAAAGCAAGTCGATGATTCAGTTGCACATATCCATGATCAACAAGATGCCAGTCACAAGCCTAAAGATGTCTCAACTAACAGGCAATGATTTCGAAGACTTCACTTCCTAGCATCCATTTGCAGTACAGCACCCTTCGTCTGCTGGAGTAGCTGCCACGCACCTGGCTTGAAAGTCACCCGATTACCATATGCCTACAGTGCAGTTCAGCTCCACAGTTAAGGGTTGTTGTAGGCTTGTAGCATCAAACCCTCCAATGCACCAAGCACAATGGAGGAAAAAGAAAGGACTTCAACTAAGATCCAGGCATCCAGCAGATTCAAGTCTTTCACCAAGAAAAGTTCACAGTTTATTGGTCCTCACATCACAGAATTGTATGCATGAAAGTTCCTCTCCATGCTGTGCCTTAGTTCTTGAGTTCAGTTGAATGCACTGGTATATGTGCGCTGGACCACTACAGATCGATGACACTCCCAAGTCTAAAGATACAGAGACTCTGTCCCAGCTCCCTCTTCCCCTCCCCTGGCCAGGCGACACCACTAGATTTTCAGTGCTTACTTACAAATTCGAAGATGGCAATTGACAACCAGAACCTCAAACACTGCTGCTGAACCGCAAACGGCAAACATATACCAGTGCATTCAACATGAAGTCAAGATGAATATATGAAATCAAGAAAGATCACTAAGAATAATCATGCCATCGGCACTTGAAGGACAAGAGGCAGTACAAAAAACAAAGGCATAGCTGTAGTTACCATATGGCATGCACATTCGTTTGGCAAACAAACTGGAAGGCAACCAGCTGGAGTGGCTACAAGGATAGGTTGCAACTGTATACTCGTAATATACTGAAGCACTCTACGAGTTGCATACACGAGTGCATATCATAATTGGCCTAGACCAACAAGGCATTTCGGCTGAAGCAGTAACAAAAGTAATCCAACTGACACAATATAATTGGCCCAGACCAGAAAAGCTTAAAAACAGAATAATACATATGTTTTAGTCGACTAGCTAAAACTCAATAATCATCATGTTAGACAACACACTATTACACTACAATATACTACCTTCAGTGAAGTAACTTGTAGTTCAGACAAGGAAAACAATATGTTTTTCATGTCTGTAAAATCATGTTTTTCTCGACAGGAGGTAGCACATATAACAGAAGATACAGCTTAAGCATACCTCAAACTCTTCCTGCATTACATCTACATCTTCGCCTTCGTCTTCGTCttcgtcttcatcttcatcttcatcttcatcttcctgTATGTAGAATAGGGGGAAACACATGCGGTTAGCAACAAAGTACCAACAAAATTAAATTATGACCTAAACGAAAACAAGAAACTGAATCAGTACCATACATCATCATCAGAGCGGCTTACCACATAATAACCACCAAATGGTAAATATCCATCCAAGTGACCACTAGTGTATGCATCAGTCTCAACCGGGTGCTGCATATCAGGACTTCCATTGTTTTTACAGCCTAAACAATGACCACCTTCATAAAGAAAGAATGCAAGAAACAGACATATCAGCAACCATGCACAAACAGATGTTAAAAACAGCAAGTAGTTGAAGGTAGAGAAAATTGTATAGCAGTTTAAGATAATGCACGAACTTGAACTGCAAGGGTCATGTACGATATAATAAACTACTAATAAAACATAAAACAACAGGCAAACAAACTGTCTTGTTGGTATAATAGGAATTGCAAATTATACTCTACAGTTAGCCAaaaaagatctacatctaataaAAAAACATAAGATCAGCAACCATGTACAAAGATGTTAATTACTCGAGTAAATTAAGGTAAGGAAAATTGTATAATGCAATAAGTACACAGTCCTGTGCATGAAACAGTTTGAGATATTACATGATCATAAACTGCAGGGGTCACGAATGATATGACATACTCAAATATAGCACAATGGCAAACAAACTGATGATACTACTATAAACAAATTGACATAATATAAAACATTCAGCAACGAATTTACAACTATATGTAACAGAAGAGCTAGCACAAGCAGAACCTGTATTTTTCTCAATTTTTATGCGCCAACATAAGCTATTGTCAAATACATACATGCAGGTTCTCTTGATTTGAGTTGCAAAACTGTGACCAGAAGGCCACACGAAGCAAATCACTACAAAATATATGTATGTAAACAAATATTCCTTCCAATGAACCCCTGACCACCGCCACGAGTATGTAAGGTTAATTTAAGATAAAAGAGTATTGGATACCCTTAGCTTCAAATTCGATCATGCGGCAACAGTTGACCTCCCAGTCACTTTTTCCTTGCATATGCGACACTTCAGCAAAGAATAGTTTCTTGCCAGTGCTTTGGTCATCATCAGTTTCTTTCTGCTTTGTTGTGAAATTGAAATGAAAATACCATCTGTGATTCTCATAAAGCCTTTGCTTCCTCAAAAGATCTTCCAGTTCATGTGCAAGATTCTAAAATAAGAACAACAGAAAACTGTagcatcagagagagagagagtgtgagatGGAGAGGggggaggggagagagagagagaccccGAAAAGATTGTTTTGCTCATTGAACTGGTCCAGTATAGCTTGAGCCAAATGCCACTTCTCACTACAGGTATTCTCACTACTTAATGAATTGGGACCTCCCTTTGTTGTACTAATCCTGTTTGAGTTCAATAATCAACAACAGTTGCTTGTAATGGAGATAAACGAAGTCCAGATACTTTACCTTGCTTCACACTGCCATAAATCAAGAAAGCTATTGATAGCATTTTCAGTTTCATCTATGCTCTGAAatggtccacccacattagggtATATCCAGAAATATCCCCTCATGTCAATCCTAATGTAAAACACCTCAAATGAATTTGCAGGATGGTAGATCAAAATATTAGGCCCTTTTTTTTAGTTGGTGGAGAGCCATGAATGGTGTTACGCGGCAATGTCCGTGGACTGTCAGTGATCGACTCTTCCGATGAACTGTCAAGATACTCGTCCGAGGATGAAACATCTGGCTCTTGCAGAGTTAGTGCAGATGTTGAGTCAGCAGGACCTGCCACAAAATTTCAGACCTGGTTGGGAATGTTCTGGATGTGACAGTCAATGGAGTCTGTGTTACTGTCCGTGGGTTGGCGATGTTTGATTCTTCATATGATGTAGTGTCGAGCAACTTCTCAAAGGATGAAACAACACCTTCTACAAGCTTCTGCTCACATGAATTGTCAAGAAACTCATCCAAGGATGGTCCATCTGGCTCTTGCAGACCTGGAGCATGTGTGGAATCAGCAGCACTTGCCACAGGCTCCTGACAAGTGGATGTGGAAGTGCTGGATGAGCTCCCAATGGTTTTACTATGTGGCACTGTTAGGGATCAACTATTCTAGTGACGTGGTGTTGGGCAACTCCTCCAAGGACAAAAACATTGGGTGTCTTGCAGAGTTTTTGCAGATGCAGACTCAGCAGCACCTGACACAGCCAATTACGCCTAAAGAGGAGAAAGCAGCACATAGTAAACAGATCTAACAAATCCTTTATTTGAGAATAATCATTGCACGATATTATATATACAAGTAAACAGAGGTCACAAATCTATGAAACCTCTAGTCTCAGTTCAATTGAAATACATACAAATGCAGCAGTTTATTTAGGGGCGTTTTCTCCTGCTGATAGATTAAAACAACTCGCGTTgacattaaaaaaaaaagaagttcCACCCCACACCCAAGGGTAATGatcatgagttttttttttccgcTACCAATCTCAATTCTGCCCAAGGAATCAACAACTCGAACACAAAATGTCTAGATTGACCAGCATGTATTGTAAACCTAAAATTAGATCGACTCAATATGTGATATAAACCTAACACAAGATCGTCGCTACAGAACATAAAAAAAAGCGTGAGAGATCGTACGGTGTACGCAGCACAAGCAGGTCCTTCTTTACAACGGGCGGCGGGGTTTGACGGGCTTTGCGGGCTGGGGACGAGTGGCGGATCTGCGCTTCTCCTTCTCCACCACCGACGGGTCGCCGAGGGGAGGCTTAATCTGCCTATATGGTGCCGCCGTGCCGATTGCCCCTGCCTGGTGGGGACTGGGGGCCTGGGGCCATGCATGGATTTTGATCTCGAGGGCTGGTGGCCTGGTATGGGTGGTGGTGAGTCTGCTAGATGCTGCTAGATGGCGACCATAGCAGAATGGGAAGAAGGGAAAGAAGATGGCGACCATAACAGAGAACTGAGAGAAGGCCTCTGGAGATGTAGAGGCCTGGAGGGTTATGGATGGCGAGTTCATCACGCGATCAGATTGAAGAACAAGAAAGCGGGGGATGCTGGCTGgttagagaaaaatactattttagttTATAATTCATAATTCTATACGAGTAAGCGAACATGTATCGATTGTTTGGATGGATTCAAGATGTCTGAAACTCTGAAGAAATGTTCAGACTTCATAACATTGTTCAGAGTTGAATGCTGGCcaccagtagtagtagtatattgTCAAGAAAATGATTTCAGCTTCTGGAAAACCTTTTTCTTTCGATTAACGTTGACCACAGGTCTTTTGTCGCGTTGTCCACGTGCATACCAGAGCAGCAGTTTCCAcccttgtttttgttttttctcccCACCAAGGGAGTCTGGCAACACTATGCCACCTTTATATTAGacgtagaaaataaaaaaaaaattggtcTATTTTTAATGGAGATCAGGCCAAAAACTACCAACTGAGAGAGGGCACTAGTCGACTACATGTCCGACCTGGAACCAATTTGGTCGAGAAAAGACCTTATTAGCAACTCGACTATCTAACCACTAGAGCAAGTAAATATAACTCCAACTAAAAAAGAACTAATAAAAAAATGACTTGGAACACTGAGCACCACCACCCTTAGAGAAGCGCTACAATACCTTAGTCTCACCCGCCCCGACCTGGTCTATGCGGTCCAACAGGTGTGCCTCTTCATGCACGACCTCCGGAAGCCGCTCCTTGCCCTCGTCAAGTGCATTCTCCGCTACGTCAAGGGTACTCTTTTCTGATGGTCTACATATTGCCACTAGTCTTGTCCAGTCCCTCACAGCATACTCAGATATCGGCTAGGCGAGGTGCCCTGCCTCCCGCCGCTCCATGTCGAGCTACTACGTCTACCTTGGCGACAACCTGGTATCTTGGTCGTCCAAACATCACACCACCGTCACTTGTTCCAGTGCTAAAGCGGAGTACCGTGTCGTCGCCAAGTGCTGCTGGTTGCGCCAGCTTCTCCGGGAGCTCCATCTACCTCTACCCTCCACCATGGTTGTCTTTTGTAACAACGTCAGTGCTGTTTACATGACAACTAATCCTATTCATCACTGTCGGACCAAGCACATCGAGATCAACATTCACTTCGTCTACGAGAAGGTCGTGCTTGGTGAAGTTCGTGTTCTGCATGTGtcgttgtagggtcgagatgacagactagagggggtgaataattctttctaaaaattaatcgcaccggctaaccgaaacaaatataaaattaaaactatcggtctagccaagactacaccctctCTATCTATGgtcctgttcggcaggacttattGCTAATGCGGCTGATTTtaggactgatttgttgtgagagaaaaatattgtttcatggCTAAAAAAGTAGTGTTGATTCTGgctgataagctcaagcgaacatgtCCTATATTTTCAAGCACCTTACGAAGGATCCTAATTCAGCACAAAAGGTATCGGGCTAGCTAAAGCTTGTCTAATTAATTCTagaagcaatgtcacacaaacctatgcaagtAGTACTTCAAGCAGCGGAGGAGCTCCTGCACAAActagtatgcaaaagcacaaaagcctaagctcactagcaatgatAAAAataaggctactcaagccaaattaAAGAGCTCAAAttatttagctacacaaactaagcaatgtaactaataagcctactcaaaccaaattatctactcaaggaagctacttctatgctacacaagtaaggaatataactagtaagctacataagctaactaattacaagagtaactacacaagcacaatatatatgaatatgtaaatataagcttgtgtaaggggattataaaccaacgagaagaacaaggttgatacGGTAATTTTTATCCTAAGATTCACTTGTTTGCCAACAAGCTAGCCCCTGGTGTGTCGGTCGGTTCACTTGGGAGTTCACGCGCTTATAGCTAGGCACCACGCCTAGCTCATCGctcgggcaccgtaagaacctccACAAGATGAGAGCattcaatgacacgctctactagagttactcttcatggctcccataggacgagcacaatacccctcacaatcacatcTTTAGAGCACCGCACAATGTTCTTACGAACTTCACGATAGAGAACTCACCACCAAACCGTTtaagaggtggcaacctcctagagtaacaagcaccaccggcttgtaactcgattacctagtgccactcgatgcaatctcataaAGCAACGCACTAGGAATCGCTCCCACActtaatcggatgatcactatcaagcgtatGTGAATTAGAGGCCCAAAGTCAAGCATAACTCAAGGGAAAcacatccccaaggtgctcaaccagCCCCAAGGGCCgaccacccctctatttatagtgtaggGGAAGAAACTATGTGTTTTCCCCTTTTCCTGAGCTCTAATGGCTATGCGGGACAATCTAGGGTCAATTCCTGGGCAGCCCGCCCTTCAACGCGAACTAGCCATTAGACACAGAAATATGAACTGTGGACAGTCCGCCATTAGGGCCCGGACTATCAGCCATTGATTTTCCAACAACCTAGACAGAGTTCTAGCAACACTGTGCACCAAAGAAAAAGAGCGGCAGACAGTTCGCCATTTGTCCCCGGACTGTCTACCTTTGACATCCAATGGTTGTGACAGAAAGCCCAATAACTCTGTACTCCAATGAAAATGACCAATGGACAATCTGCCACCTAGGCACGGACAGTCCGCTGTTCACCTATCAGCCCGTGAAACAATGCAAGTGTCGCGTTCGATGTCCCCAATCGACATCGTCCGAGGACCGCGGACAGTCTGCCACCAAAAGGGTAGATAGTCCGTCGTTGTCCAGAAAGCAACCCAAGCTCCCTACAAACTCCTCCTCGCTTTCAACTTCTTCtcttttgcaaatgtgccaacaccaccaagtgatacaccaccttgtgcacatgtgatagctttcacaaacatttttcaaaggattttcACTtctttcaccacgccactcgatcctaacacgtatgcaaagttagatcgctcaagtggccctagatgaccgatatgcaaacaagtttgcccctcttgatagtatggctatctatcctaaattcgGTCATGTACTTCTCTACATAACctttgaccagtgaaatgaaatgtcgtataggttatacctttgccttgcgcattcgattctatctcctccaatattgatgcaacacatgcaccaacctcaATCACCAACTGATATGATcctcttcatatcatcacgtgaccttattggttcatcaatcttgacatcacttgctcttcatcgttggttcagtccatcggcgccaagtcttgctcaagcttccccGCCACGTGATTTATTGcttcaaagcctccgacttgcttTTCACTCtcgcaaccgatccatcaagccaagcctcatcttgatcttctccacctagtcacatgaccccatgtcatgtctcatatgcaatgagctctttCATCGCATGTGTGAGtcttgcaacatttccaagccattttcacctctttggtatgagttgctcacacaagtgtacttgtggactaattacctatgtatctcacataaacacatattagtccacctaaattatcactcaattaccaaaaccaaactagggaccttTCAGTCATCCTCACATTAGTTCACAGATATCATGACTAAAGGTCTACCTGTACAGTTATTTACTAATTTTTGGTTCAGTCTATGCATCGTGAACCTCTGCTATGACTGCGAGGGGTGTTAGATATGTATATATCTAGGGGTCTAATTCTAAATGTACTGAAGGCCTTgggagctatatatatatatgaaagtcacTCCTCCTTAATGGGTGTGAGGTGTTTCTCTAATCTTCTATAATATGCATTTCTCTTTTGTGTGTATGGCTCCTCTATTAGAATAGGATGGTAGTATAATTTGGGTAAAGGAAACGGAGTTGGTCCTTAATTACTTGTGTAGGTTGGCTCGAAACTTCTCCATATTATGTACTCTCCTTATTCAGAGCATTCTTCTTGAACTCCTTTGGATAACACATAGTAGAGAGTATTAAATGACTTAAGCATCTTTATTCTTCAATTTACAGATAGACTAACATGATAATAGGCGTGGCAAATGAAATATGTAGCCACATATAATGATTTGAATCACACTAGCACTAGAAAGATGAAAGAGGAAAACATTTTATAGACCAAAATACATAATACAACTGGTAGCTTTAAGGTTCTACTCTCACCAACAATAATAAGGTACCCAAGCGGGGATCACCAGATCCATATGGTGAGTCTGGTTCAAGAGCAACTTTTATAGCTGGGTATTCTTTAAGCATATAACACACAACACTACAAACAAGAAATTAAATAGGAGAGGAGTGAAAGTTTATTCTCTTCTACAAAATACTGAcccaaaaaattaaaataaatgtgTCACTGACCATTTGAGAAGGTTAGCTCTTAGAAAGGTAGGATCAACTTCAATTGCCTTTTTTATCAGCTACAACTTCTATGCACCATATTGCATTTAATGGGAGAGAGATCAAAAGCTTGTTCAAATAAGCCAAAATGACCGCACTTCAGCTACACATAGTACTTTATATGAGTGCACCTACACTAAGAGTTGCAGCAATAGTAGAGAAGCGAACAGGCTGGAAAGATAGACGTGGAGGGTGGGTTCACGCATCATCATGTTCATCGAGCTTGATGAGGGTCCGAGAGCAATCGATATAGAGGTCAGTGGTGGCTTGACCATCGTCAATAGCCTGAGTGTATAGCTCAAAAGGAAGCTCAAAGTCATCATCATTAAGTGCTTCTTTTGCCTCCTCTGCACACATGAATTGTAACACATTTTCTTTTTAGTTTGGAGGCGGTAAATATTTCTGAGCAATATAAATAAGTGTGAAAATGGAATATATATTCCCAGCTAGGGTCAAAAATTAGTAGTGTCTATCTAATTGTTCCTTGTTGTAGCATCATTTGATATTTGTTGACATTTCTGAGCATCACTCTTTAGTCTTTACTAAGTTGTCgtccctagcaatgatgccaaaaatacattgttggtaattattgagaacatTTGAAAATCTATATATAttaagtatccgcaagcgcacaaataatatatcatcgtagcatttcacccagaagtataccaggtatcgttatttatattttatccacagggaggagcgatGGGGTGGCTAAAGATATTGATAAATATGTATACCTATAATAAGATCATTAACTTTCATGCTATAGTAGGGGTAAATCAAATGATAAATATATGATAAGTATAAGGCATTGATAGtaatctagagatagaaatagatacccataaatgtagtatggctagacAGAAGATtaattaagagcaaaagattcctaagttattccttatttactaagtcttttataaacctaagtatatacactctcatctatagcacaattaactctgtatctatgcataaggaatattactaaagaagatcaagaacagagcttgtctcccttcacAACCGGAttctacttgttctacaaacagagagtggactacaaaggactcaacgggagtgtcacattcgtgatctaccacatgacccagagtgtagagtgcatccacaagtaaacaatatttaagcaccatgcttacataatgtcgaccacttaacccactcgagtattgagctaaaagctttgcgaacatatgcataaattcattatcaatcatgactatatcaagtatattaccaaagcaaactaggaacataataaatagtaacatagtattgaagtagcacaaagtcataaaataAAGAGAGATACAATGGCTTTATCAGCCTTCAGACGGTGAATCCGAAATCCTAAGCAGTAGTccaaactctacttgaatcttgctagctagcctatattaGAATTTAAAGAATTAGAGCTCTACTCTCTTAtctctggaaaccctaatttctggtctGCTATTGACTTATGATCTAATGATGCATGAGGGAGGGGGTAggagctggtatatataggccggagcgtcaatcctaagccctcgaatcaaactgacttgaataaatggcatagatgcaatctagaaGGCGGTGGAGGAACCGATGTTGAAGTGgaggctgacatgtgggaccaggGGACCGACCGGCCTATAGGTAGGACTGGCTGATCCCACTTAGAAGTTGCTCGGTCCCTGCTTCGGTGGAGTGCCttttggtgtcctctagaaccttctgaaGTTGTTTTCGCCATGAAAAAACATGATTtaatttgatgaattgatcctcCTTGATGATTTTTTGGATAAACCTTGCTAAAAgcatagattcactaaaacttgtGAAAATTATAAATTTAAATCCCTAAGTCTatattggtgatcattttcatgcatgattt includes these proteins:
- the LOC136527288 gene encoding uncharacterized protein isoform X3, with the protein product MRGYFWIYPNVGGPFQSIDETENAINSFLDLWQCEARISTTKGGPNSLSSENTCSEKWHLAQAILDQFNEQNNLFGNLAHELEDLLRKQRLYENHRWYFHFNFTTKQKETDDDQSTGKKLFFAEVSHMQGKSDWEVNCCRMIEFEAKGGHCLGCKNNGSPDMQHPVETDAYTSGHLDGYLPFGGYYVEDEDEDEDEDEDEDEGEDVDVMQEEFEAYWWFSVSVQSHRSPEFAVEETARVSVINCMPPNGGSPSPIGSMSY
- the LOC136527288 gene encoding uncharacterized protein isoform X4, whose product is MRGYFWIYPNVGGPFQSIDETENAINSFLDLWQCEARISTTKGGPNSLSSENTCSEKWHLAQAILDQFNEQNNLFGNLAHELEDLLRKQRLYENHRWYFHFNFTTKQKETDDDQSTGKKLFFAEVSHMQGKSDWEVNCCRMIEFEAKGGHCLGCKNNGSPDMQHPVETDAYTSGHLDGYLPFGGYYVEDEDEDEDEDEDEDEGEDVDVMQEEFEAYGNRVTFKPGAWQLLQQTKGAVLQMDARK
- the LOC136527288 gene encoding uncharacterized protein isoform X1 codes for the protein MRGYFWIYPNVGGPFQSIDETENAINSFLDLWQCEARISTTKGGPNSLSSENTCSEKWHLAQAILDQFNEQNNLFGNLAHELEDLLRKQRLYENHRWYFHFNFTTKQKETDDDQSTGKKLFFAEVSHMQGKSDWEVNCCRMIEFEAKGGHCLGCKNNGSPDMQHPVETDAYTSGHLDGYLPFGGYYVEDEDEDEDEDEDEDEGEDVDVMQEEFEGRGRGSWDRVSVSLDLGVSSICSGPAHIYQCIQLNSRTKAQHGEELSCIQFCDVRTNKL
- the LOC136527288 gene encoding uncharacterized protein isoform X2; protein product: MHGPRPPVPTRQGQSARRHHIGRLSLPSATRRWWRRRSADPPLVPSPQSPSNPAARCKEGPACAAYTNLAHELEDLLRKQRLYENHRWYFHFNFTTKQKETDDDQSTGKKLFFAEVSHMQGKSDWEVNCCRMIEFEAKGGHCLGCKNNGSPDMQHPVETDAYTSGHLDGYLPFGGYYVEDEDEDEDEDEDEDEGEDVDVMQEEFEGRGRGSWDRVSVSLDLGVSSICSGPAHIYQCIQLNSRTKAQHGEELSCIQFCDVRTNKL